CGCATGCTCAatctcatcgggacaaacccccactgactcgtcaagtcaactcatggactcgacgagtcccctcgGTCTGATTCCTCATTCAGACATCCAAAGTCAGATCTCTCatcccaaaccctagatctagcctttttaGACACCAGAGACacataaagtctcaacctttacgttcatgcatggcataaatgcctcaaaatgccaaaacaagccCTTCTTAAGGTGTTAAGCACAACAACCCTCATATggatgaataaagttgggacctttggactctagggacctcacaaggtccagatctgaggacTAGGCTTCTAGCTAATCCATTTTACTCAAAGCCCCAAACCAAAGGTGGTAAAAGCCCTAGAACTCCAAACACatgagatctaacaaacaataaTGAGAAAGGTTCATACTTTTACCTTCCTCAGAAGCTCTGGACGATCTATCACTGGATCCAACTTTCCCCCTCTTGATCTTTGCTTgatctccttctcttcttctcaAATGATGCACTAAAAATCCCAAGATAGCTTCTCTCTCATTTTCTAGCTCAAATGACCTTTAAGGTTTGCTTCCAGGGAAAGGGTGGCTGCAAATgaggccataagtgcctttaaataggtcccaaaccccagaaattagggtttctctaatcagcgactactcggcgagtccctcctctgactcgtcgagtccacgagaAAAACCCggttcgactcggcgagttggaccctcaactcgtcgagtctcttcttTAATCACAAGATCAAACTACACAATAATATccctgaaaatccggatgttacaaggaGCTTTGGAATTGCATTACTGGAAATGTTCATCCTCCTTCGAATGTTCAGAACATTGGTTCATCTGCTTCAACTCAATCTGTTAGTGATAAATCTACAAGGCTGAAGAACAATGAGAAAAGATGCATGAGGGAACTGCAAGGTGCATTTCCACCTGTTGTTTACAACTATCTGCGTGGTTGTAAaactgctaaagaaatctggaataCTCTCAAAGAGAAGTTTCAAGGAAGTGAGAAAACAAAGATTAATTCTGTGAAACAATGTTTGGTTGAGTTGAAAGAGTTCAAACAAAAAGATGGTGAATCCATTGAAGGATACTATGATCGCTTGAACGAACTCATTTACAAATGCAATCATTATGGAATCACAAGGTCAACCATGGAGTTCAATCTCGCATTCATTATGGGACTTCGCAAGGAATGGAGAAGTGTTAGCATGATGGTGGAAATTCAGCAGAGTTTCGATAATTCAACCTTGAATGATCTATACAACTTGTTGAAGACTCACGAAGGAGAAGTTAATGAAATAGTTGAGGAGACAAAATTGGTTCTAGGAGGTCCATTAGCTTTGGTTTCGAAAGTTATTGAGAAGGAGACACTTGAGAAAGAGAATTCTAatgaagaaggatttttgatgaatccTGACGATGAGGCAGTTGCATTTTACTCTAACAACAGAGTAAAGAAGTTTttcaagaaaccttttaatccaaagtCAAAACCAAATGATGGTAAAGGAAGTTTTGTCAAAAAGGTTGTGAGTGATGATAAGAAAAAGGTCGAAAAGAATGATGTGAAGGTTGATGATGCAAAAGTTGAAAAGAAGCTCAAAGGTGACTCTGGAATCGATTGTTATTATTACCACAATGCAAATCACATGGCTAATGACTGTATGCTTCGAAAGAAGGATGAAAAGAAGAACAAGGTGAAAAACGAATCATACTATGACGAACGTCTAGAGGAAGTTCGAGCAAAAGCAAAGGGTATGTCTTTAGTTGCTATAGGTGAAGGTGAAGATGATGGAACTTATCAAATCTGGTCATTTGGGTCAGATGATGAGCAGATGTGTAATCCTACACATGGTACAATGTATGCAAGGTTCgtggaaaaagatgaagaagtggTGACTGGTCGTTCTTTCGTGACCAAGAGTGGAGATAAATCACTaatgactaccaaggtacgttctattcttcaatcttttaatattcctttacaaGCATATGATTCTGAGATAAATGCTTTTGATGATATTTTGGCTTATTTCGATACTCttgttgtgtctgctagtatCGAGGCTAAGAAATATAGTATACAATTGCTAGAGACTCAAAAGTTGTTGGATTCGAAAAGAAGGAGGGTTGAGTATCTAGAACTTCAATTGAAAAATTTTAGTTGTGATAGGGAAAATTTGGACAATGATGTAAGGATGTTATAAGCACAAAGGAACATCTATTGTAATTCTGCTAAACGTATATATGCGAAATTAACTGCATTGCATCATTCATCTGAtataagcaaagaacaacataggaagttATTACCTTTTCTAACTTTCGAAAGAGAAAAGGTTGATAGCATATCTTATGACTGTGAAAAAACCATAGCTGAATTTGACAGAGTTCCTGATAATCGATTTTTCTTATGGTATTGTTAAAATAGATGAATATCTTGATGCTAATGAACTTGTTGAAATTGTGAATGACACATTAAACAAAAGTgaacaaataaaaaattttaaaagaacTGAGAATTCGAAATCTAACTCTCAATCTAATTTCGTTGATATCGAAGATAATTTTGATAGTTTTAGCgaaatcagtgaaattgaggaagAGAAGGTGTCAATTGTTCTCAACTGCctgtcattaatgtcacatcTAAGTCTAAAGGCAAAGAAATATGTAATGATTCGATGGTTAAGATTGACACTGACAAACCCTCTACTTTGAAAGTTTATGATTTCTATCATGTGAGTGTCAGAGATAGTCAAACTGATAGTAGTGATGATGAGCACGAGGATGAGGTTTCGAAAAATTCAATGTCAGAAAAGAATGTTTCGAAAGAAACAATCATTCCTTGAATTGTTGTGGATCAAGTGTATGGAGATACTGAAAATTTCGACAAAGTGTTGACTAAAAAAGGTGATCATTATCTTGAAACAAATATGGTTGTGTATCCAAATTTCAAGTGCTCAGATGATATCATCTTTCCCAATCAAGTGTTTGTCATTGCTGGgaataataataacattaaactGGAATTTAACAAGATGGTTGAAGAAGATTACAAGAAAACATCAGATGAAGGATTCTTTTTAAATCATAGCACCGTCGAAAATAATCTCACAAAGAATTCCTAcatttttcaaagacaaaaatcacaacgaaaatgggttgaaaaacaaaaaatttcaaaagaagtttcaaaacaaaatgttgttgaaacaaatcaaatggttaaaatcaatTTGCAAGATTTTAAGGAACTAATTGAAAAAATTTCGAAAGAAAACGGAGTTTCGAAAAGACAAGcaagaaagaaatttttttggCAAGTTATTGATAATCGTAAGAAACCAAatgatttgaaaaagaaaaagactGAAAAGATAATGTCTAAATCTATTAAGACAATGTCTTTAACAAATTTAAATATTAAGAAAAATCCTGCTCAAACACAAAAGTCTTTGTCTCAATCACTACCACCAGAAAATTCTACGAAATTTAAATCTCAAACAACCAAATCTTTGTCTCGGAATCTTAATCAACATGATCACACAAAGAAGTTTCCTACATCTCAACCATCAAGGAATTTTACAACCCACAATCCACAAAGGTTTTCACAAtatcatttttcaaaaccaaattcTTTTACACAAAAATCATCGAATTTTCAAAATCGATTTTCTTCGAAAACAGGTTTTCACTCAAATGTTGCAAATCGAAAGTTTGAAAATGTTCGAACAAAACCAAATGTAAAATTCACTCCACAAAAACCAAACTTTCTAAATCCATCTGTGAAACAACCTTCAAAAGTTTCATACATTAAGGGTTATTCAGATATGAACAACTTAGATCATTGGCTTGAAGGCAAAGACAAAATCTACCAATCTGGAAAATTTTCTCAACAACAACTCAAAGATGCCTATGAGAAATATTTGAATAAATCTTCAAGTGGAAGTTCTTCTTCGAAAGAATATAATCTGTTTCTTCAAACTTGgcgactgtgacatccccatttttacggccataaaagaccgattttgtttatgctttgtttaaaaatcagagtaatattttaaataaaagtgttacggaatttgtcccaaaacaatatatgataaagatttatcaaaagcatttccgtagaaatgtatttcattaaaaagactcaggatgtcatgttcgatacggatcataagcataaacaatacaatatatgtcttactacattattccataTTTACAtgcctaaaatccattaatctctcatcccaagacatcacatctatgctcatgcgccactacctgtaatacaagaaactgagtgggtcaggcttgggagcctggtgagcacatagggttttttaacccacaataaataagtttattagctttatcaaaccaaacaaaccagattacccgttcccgttatcttcactttacgtccctaaaacatctaacacaagggacctagtctaaggactctcatcgggatggacactactgctaaggggattcctcagcaataaatgtccttaaggcaaccatgtgggggatggagtacatctggtgagcacacagttcaaataaacacacaattcaaataaacacctacaggttgcgagtctgctagtgttccactggactgtctagaatagtctgtggtccttatttatactctgctagatgattagatcatcaataacatctataacgaggcctctcattatttcattttatcacacaacaactattacatctacccatgttctaccccaacatttatcgtagatataaaatacatatacagtttaaatcattgaaaacatgtataaaaatgttcatccaacatatgatagcaagtattcaggtaatatgcacacatagcatgtaatttatataaaatacttcatatatatgtgtaagctgaaagtaactatgcactcacctgaaaggtggtgactcagcactcggacagcgcttcgatactctcaaaacaattttccttcgttaaaacctagtaccaataccactagggtttagtctaacgataaccgcgacaaattaattagtctgactattattattattatataagcgttaataacactcaatataactcataataatagcccaaataattattttaaggacctaataacattcctataattatttgaaagctatattaaaaattgtgtaagcgtagctcacttacagcggattttaaagaaaaccggaactttatttggagcagcgtttcgaaaccaaacgacactttttctcgggactccgggagcctcggggcttcctttgggtgctagggggtttaccttgGCTTAGGGGACTCAAaaggggctagagagagaaagttctcagagagagagagagagtgtgagtTTTGGTGCAAGAAAAATGGTTGCCCTTGCTgcctttttatagcctgcgaggactcggtacgctaggcgtacctcggacctacgctgggcgtagtggctCAGATAAGGATAACAGATGGCGCTCCTCGGATGGGTCATCGTGGCATGTTCCGGAACCTCTCAATCCGAAGTCCGTTGGGCGTAGCCTTCTTccgacgcggggcgtactcggccACGGTGCGCTCCTCTCGTATGCGAGGCATAGTGAGGCCAGGTGTCCGAATTCAAAGACCAGACCGTGATCAGCAAGCTACGGCCCTGATCGATCCACATCATCACCCATTGCACCAGCTTCGCAAATTCGAGTTGCAACTTCGAAAATTCGTATCTTCCttatacaagctccgttttcgacgttatttatatccacgtgaaggtgggaatgtactctacaacttttgtttagactccgtcggctaattttgactcgatttcaaattttatattgttAACATGTCGGGACAGGAtcggtccgttaaattctcataacttcttcatacaaagtcagatttgggcgttacttttatcaatgttcttagtttaacatattctacgactttcgtttagatcgctaaggctaaatatcgctctatcgtaaattcactatttacgcttcccggtatcgtgtcggtttcatcacgaaacttcgacgggtcataacttcttcgttataagtcggatttcggtgttctttatatccccgaaattcttttttcgaccactacaactttatgtagagatatcgggtttatctcacactttaattttgacgcttatttttattctttattaattatacatttataattaaataataagcacataaatacacataattcacataatactcaaatatttcatctttattacttcaaaaaaagttacaatagttgacctagactattacattgttaaaaatgcttagccccgaaacccgggcgttacagcgACCAATTTCGAAAGTGAAGAATTTTGAGAATCTAACTAAGAAGAAAAAGGAGAATGTCAGTGACAATCCTAAATCTTCGAAAGTTTATGTTTCTAAGACTTTAACTCATGACATGGACTTAATTGATAGTTTCAATTCAAAAGTTTGAAATTGGGTCTTAAGTTCAAGTTTACACTCTATTTTTCAAACAAATCACCAAGGACCCAAACAACCTTGGGTACCTAAAATCTTCCATTAATTATAGGTTTTATGTGACGATCAATATGATAAAAAATGGTATATAGATAGTGGTTGCTCGTGTCACATGACTGGAAAGAAGGAAAATTTACGAGACTTCAGAAGTTTGGATAATGTAGGAGTcgtgaagtttggaaacaatcaCAAATGTCAAGTGAAAGGTTATGGTAAATCACGAATAGGAAGTTTACAGTCAACCGAGTTGCTTATGTCGTAGGTCTTCAAGATAACTTGattgtttcgcaacttgttgtgggcactggcaatcaagtggTTTTCAATGAAGAAGGAAGAATCATTTCAAATGTCGAAACAAAAGAGGTTTTGTTAAAATCTAAGAGACATTGTGACATGTTCATTCTCAACATCAAACCAATTGTTCGGAAACCGTCAGTGTGCTTACTTTCAAAAGCTCCAAcagatgttagctggttatggcatcgaaggcttTCTCATTTGAATTTTCGAAATCTAAACAAATTTGTGGTAAATGATCTTGTTCGAGGTTTACCTGTTTTAAAGTTTGACAATGATAAtttatgtgcagcttgcgaacaaggaaaacaacatcgtcaAGGAAATCCAATTGTCATAGATTCGAACATTGTTGAACtgttggaacttcttcatattgacttATGTAGACCATCAACTGTTGAAACACTCAACAAGAAACGGTACATTTTAGTCATTGTTGATTATTTTTCAcgattcacttgggtttattttctcaggttaaaatctgaagtagcATAAACAATGATTGATTTCATCAAGCAAATAGAAACAAGCTTAAGGAAGAAAGTTTGAAAAATCAAGAGTGATAATGGCTCTGAATTTAAGAACAATGTTCTTGATTCGTTCTTAACGGATAAAGGAATTTCTCATATTTTTTttcaccatatacaccacaaaaaatggtgtagttgaaagaagaaatcgttCTCTTTGTGAAGCAACAAGAACGATGCTCACATATTtatcaatatctttgggctgaagcagtttctacagcatgttttactcaaaatcgatcgtTCATTCATCatcgtttcaatattactccttatgaaattatcaataaccgaaaacctaatgtcaaattctttcatgtttttggttgcaggtgttttattatgaatctcaaggataatctttcgaaatttcaatctaaggctgatgaaggaatattcttgGGATATTCATATAATTTGGTTGCATATAGAGTATTGAATAAAGGAACGAGAAAAGTGGAAGAAACATTTAGTCTCACGTTTGATGATTATTACGTTAAAAGAGTTGAAAAATGCTTTGAACAACATCTAAttattaatgaatcaaatgatgaaTATGCAAATGTTAATTCGatagattttgattatgatttaatattTGGTGTTCCTGATAGGACTGCTGATGTTGAAGTTAATGTCGCGGACTATCGAATATCTGAAGTATCAAAGCATTCTGAAAATTTGACATTAATACAAGAAAATTCATATTTAAACTCACCATCGAATTCTCCTAGAATCGACGAAAGTACGCTAAATGATcgagtggagggggagcacttgcatTCAATttctcaagttgagggggagcattctttcGTGGGGGAGAATAGGAGAATGAATGGagatgtcgagggggagcatcaaaATGATAATAATGTCGAGGGGGAACATATTGATACAAATATGTCGAATGTAAatcaaaatgaattttttttaaacttaactGATAATGTTTCTGTTGTAGGTTCAAAAAATGATGAAATGTATGAAGATACACCATTTGATTTTGATCCAACATATCCACTACTGgaaaaatggacaagaaatcatccaaaagaaaaaGTCATTGGAAATCCACATGATGGAgtattgacaagagctcaaatttgtGCAAAGAATGAGTTACTTAATACTCATcaagagttttgcatgtttaatgcttttatttcgaaaatagagcctaagacagttaaggttgcaatggaacactcagattgggttgttgctatgcaatctgaactagctgaattcgaaagaaacaaggtttggagattaattcctaaacctgaagatgtttcaattgttggtttaaaatggattttttaaaataaaaccgaAAAAGATGGCAACAttgttcgaaataaagctaggctTGTGGTTAAAggctattcgcaacaagaaggtatcgattatcaagaaacttttgctcctgtcgCAAGACTTGAGgctgttcgaatatttttagcctatgcaactCACAAGGATTTTGatgtatatcaaatggatgttaaatgtgcttttctcaacggtgaacttgaagaaacaattTACGTtaaacaacctccaggttttgtaaaTGAAGAATATCTTGATCATTGTTATATCTTAGATAAagttgtttatgggttaaaacaagcatcaAGAGCCtagtatgcaactcttaccaatttcttaaaacaatcgaaattCAAACAAGGACCGGTTGTccccactttatttcgaaagaaagtttggaatcatctaatgcttgttcaaatttatgtcgatgatattatttttggctctactgaccctgctttgtctagtgaatacggaaatttaatgaaaagtcagtcatgtatgatgggaaaaattaacaGTTTTCTAGGGTTAAATATTTgtcaaagcagagaaggaatttttatcaatcaagaaaaaaTATACCAAGaatttgcttgaaaagtttggattcACGAATAGCACAAAGTTAAGAGTACCAATGGTAGTTGGAACAAGGCTTACACCTTTGTTAGATAAACCTGCTGTTGATCTTACTTTATACAGGAGCATGATAGGTTCGTTGCTTTATCTTACTACAAgtcgacctgatatcatgttttatgtttgtaattatgctaggtatcaagcaaatccaagagCACCTCACTTAACTGTTGTGAAAAATATCTTTcgatatctcaaaggaacaatttcgttaggattgtggtatccttcaaaATTAGGCTTTTTCATTCAAGCATACTCAGATTCAGATTTGGGAGGTTGCagtcttgatcgaaaaagtacaagtggtggatgtcaattatTAGATGGGAAGATTGTTAGTtggcaatcgaaaaagcaaacatgtgttgCAATTTCGACTACTGAAGCAGAGTATGTTGCAGCTGCTGCTTGGACTTCTCAAatcatatggatacaaagtcaattCATGATTATCCAATagatatgaaaaagattccattattgtgattcacaaattgcaatacgcatttgtcataatccagtacagcATTCGAAAACGAAACACGTTGCACTTcgttatcatttcataaaagatcatgtggaagatggaaatgtcgaagtttatTTTGTAAAGACAACTGATCAGCTAGCTGATATATTTACAAAACCCTTGGATGAAAagtcatttgttagaatttttaTAGGTTTGGGAATGATAGAAACAAGTTATGTTCCAGGACTAATTTCGAAAGAATGAAAAGTTGGTGTTGAGGAAAAGTGTCGATTCAGAGGTAATGGTtaatcattcagaggttactaGGGTtaatcattcagaggttactgttcacatTCAGCGCTTCGACACGCTTCGCTTTCGACATCTAGAATGAAAAACTTTCGCAAGTTTGGTACatttaaattttcgaaatttcttttcaaaaattttgaaaaccacaaaaatattttcgttttttgttctttattttcgaaaaatcgaaaacaccaaaaatattattttgttgtttgtttttattttcgaaaaataaaaaacaccaaaaatattttttttgttgtttatttttattttcgaaaaatcaaaaataccaaaaatattttttttgtttgtttttctttcgaaaaatcacaaaaatattttcttctttaatttcgaaaatataaaatccaaaaagatttttgttgTTTGTAGTTTGTTTGTAATGAAGATTTTTAGGAATCATGCTTGCAGTTCTGGAGTCAGGATTTCTTTCAAAAAACTTTGAACTAGTTAggttgtccctagaagcatgttacAGCATGTCGACCCAAGCCTCCATTGACTCAATGTGTATtttcgaaagccttaatgaaatttttccttatgaaaatttcttcccaattaggttgtattcacattagtccctgagctaccttactcttctcaatgGAGTTAAGAGTTTACTGCTTGGTCCAAACATAGCAGAGGTACAATCGCTTCgaaaaccaatctttttcattcTAAATTTCTAACACATtcacacacaaagacgtatgtccAATAGATGTTTGATCCAAACCAATCAAGATTTAGACATATCaaaaatctgtgtttatgatctggaTTCATGAGcctgtgatgaaagtgaaacccaatattttgaaattttttaaggAATTAACGGGGAACTTTGCTCCAGATTTTCACGAAACACTTGTTTCAGAACCAATTTTTCgatactcaaaatcatattctttcATTATGAGTGATCTTGATCAAATGTTCAAAACCCACGacatttgttacccaacaagatgcagctaaaattttgtttttctgaaTATGATTTTTGTATGAGTATCATTCTTTATCTTTGTCACATTAAAAGTTCTCCAAAGCATACTTGTCACTACCTGGTCAAGCAAGTAATTTCGGTTACAATTGATCGCACTTATGTTTAGTGTTGAAATGCAATGAAATTTTGAATATAGCCttataaaagaagcccttcgatacttctttacaagtattcgattgtaattcacgggaaaccacacaagcagttgattatctctcttgataattaatgaAGCAATCTTTGCCCAAGATTTAATTGCCTTTATGTTGAAATTTTATTTTCGACATCAcatatccaaaaaaaaattattatttcttcttatcttatttcattgGCACGCTGCACTCACGAAATCTTTGAGGTTCTGAGTACTACCAACTCAGGCTGGAGATTTCAAAAGTGTGGCATATGACTTTGCTTCTAAACCCAAAACCGAAAGAGCCCAACTTCTATGCCAAAGGTTTTGGTTCTTATCTTCTTGGTACTCACGAACAGTCTGATGTGATCGTTTCGCAACATGGTGCGAGTTTCAAGGTTGCTTTATCTGATGTGGCGTTAAAAACGGCTAGTAGTGCAAGTTTCAAGGAGAGACGTGGCTAGTGCTTTGATTAAATCGTTTGGTATTCAAATGAGGATACATATAAAGGGAAATTGGTTTATCATTAACACTTTACGCGTTCAAAATTCTCTCAGACGATTTAAGCCCTAATTTCTCTCTGTTCTTCAAagttttcaaaaccctaatcaaTGGTTGCTGCTCAAACTCATACCACCGAAGATGTTTCATCTCAGCCAATCATGAAGCTTCATAGCACTAATTATCAAGTTGAATATGATGTTCTAGTGTATCAAGATGAACTCAAGATGTTAATTGTCGCTCTCAAATACTCAGGCTTGTCAACTACGATGTTCAACTATTTCGATGTTCCTATGTCATGGATGTCAATGGCGGGTTCCATTGCGACTTATAGCAAGGCCATGGATGTCGTTACCTTCAATATGGTAAATAACAAGAAGATTCATCTCACCAAGAAGTTATTCACTTAAATTCTTAAAATCCTTAATTCTTCGCCATTCCACAAGGTTATGAATGCTCAGTTCATCCAtatgttcaacgagatgggtcATTAACCACCTCTTACCAAGATCAGTGACTTCAAGAAATAAAGCTTGCCCAATATCTGGAACTTTCTCTTAGGCATTTACCTTCGATGCTTAACTGTTTGAAGTGTAGGGCTTAACAAGGGTCGTTTGGAAGTATATGCTATGGTGGCTGGAATATACTATGATCTAAATGTTGATTATGCTTCGCATATGTGGAAGGAGTTTCTTAAAAGCGTACATAACATGAATGTGGTTCAAGGGATATCGTGTGCTTGGTATTAGAGTTTGATCATACGTTATGCTTATGAGAAGGAAGGAATTCAAGTTCCAGTTGATGAACCCAAATCAGAATTCTTGAAGTATCATTTTCCGAAGACAGTCGAAGATGATACAGAGGTATCTCCAAATATTGCAAGAATTATGGATGCTATGCTAAAAAAGACAGATCCTTCGAATCCTATTTTGGTGGCGTATTTGTAGAAGATTAATCCTTTAGTGGAAACTGGAGTTCTTTTACCAAGAAGTGATGAGGGGTCTTCCAAGAAATCTAagaagttgtgacaacccgaaacttctaacaTATGTAATTCATCCGCGTATCAGCACTAAAACTTGAAttcattatcttttattaaatcttgtggttccatatgggtgctctagacttagtataatctagatatgagtcttaggaagggttggagagtgtttagcatcacaaaatcgggccaaactcaccaaataaggtgtgtacggccacacacctgtgtgtgcggccacacacatgtgtgtacggccacacatccATGTGTGCAGCCACATacccaaccgcaaacaccctcaacctcacacccaacCCAATATATGGATGGATACCCCCTTTATTCATTCATTTTACAAGTTCCttttccctctctctactttct
The genomic region above belongs to Lactuca sativa cultivar Salinas chromosome 4, Lsat_Salinas_v11, whole genome shotgun sequence and contains:
- the LOC111886187 gene encoding uncharacterized protein LOC111886187 — its product is MRELQGAFPPVVYNYLRGCKTAKEIWNTLKEKFQGSEKTKINSVKQCLVELKEFKQKDGESIEGYYDRLNELIYKCNHYGITRSTMEFNLAFIMGLRKEWRSVSMMVEIQQSFDNSTLNDLYNLLKTHEGEVNEIVEETKLVLGGPLALVSKVIEKETLEKENSNEEGFLMNPDDEAVAFYSNNRVKKFFKKPFNPKSKPNDGKGSFVKKVVSDDKKKVEKNDVKVDDAKVEKKLKGDSGIDCYYYHNANHMANDCMLRKKDEKKNKVKNESYYDERLEEVRAKAKGMSLVAIGEGEDDGTYQIWSFGSDDEQMCNPTHGTMYARFVEKDEEVVTGRSFVTKSGDKSLMTTKLNLTEFLIIDFSYGIVKIDEYLDANELVEIVNDTLNKSEQIKNFKRTENSKSNSQSNFVDIEDNFDSFSEISEIEEEKVSIVLNCLDSQTDSSDDEHEDEVSKNSMSEKNVSKETIIP